One window of Dechloromonas sp. ZY10 genomic DNA carries:
- a CDS encoding DUF294 nucleotidyltransferase-like domain-containing protein, whose translation MSAIENSLRQDGMRRVSGNTAAFLKRHAPFNRMAPEALAFFAEHAQIAFYPAGSEVIGPDAGNVRYFYLIESGKVYARQAGEVTLTEYSQLHLGAGEGFPIGAVTAGRPSTNIYTATEDSFCYRLPAERFLELMASSPEFNLFCTQYIASLLDQSRRQLQLQFAQKANEQQTLNSPLSGIGSRSPLSVAPETPLRQAMEIMSQAGIGSLVIAGDDRKPVGVFTRSDLLDRVVLADLPHSSPISAAMSPSPFMLEEHATAYDAMLAMATHGIRHVLVTDIEGCLTGVVSERDLFALQRVGLRQIRQAIDAARDIEGLQQASADVRLLAFNMLAQGVGAEQLTQFISALNDAVTKRVLQLNLERHPFDGVDWAWLAFGSEGRDEQTFSTDQDNGIVFAVPEGESLEVLKQRFLAFARDVNQDLDRCGFPLCKGNIMASNPQWCLSLDEWKEQFSLWIRMPHPDALLNATIFFDFRPLFGKSELADNMRRHLLGQAEANPIFLQAMARNALDVAPPLGKLRDFLTDLEPDHPGKIDLKKYGSRIFVDVARIYALATGVHNSNTGQRLRQSAQRLSMKNEEINAIVEALNFIQLLRLQHQYLEGEPGEQGHNLIDPEKLNELDRRILKESFRQARKLQTRLKLDYQIN comes from the coding sequence ATGTCAGCGATCGAGAACAGCTTGCGCCAGGATGGCATGCGCCGGGTTTCCGGGAATACCGCCGCATTTCTCAAGCGGCATGCGCCGTTTAACCGGATGGCACCGGAGGCCTTGGCGTTCTTTGCCGAGCATGCGCAGATTGCGTTCTATCCGGCAGGTAGCGAAGTGATCGGGCCGGATGCCGGCAATGTCCGCTATTTCTATTTGATCGAGTCCGGCAAGGTGTATGCGCGGCAAGCGGGTGAGGTTACCCTGACCGAGTATTCGCAGCTGCATCTTGGCGCTGGCGAGGGTTTTCCGATTGGCGCGGTGACTGCCGGGCGTCCATCGACCAATATCTATACCGCCACTGAAGATAGTTTTTGTTATCGTTTGCCGGCTGAGCGCTTCCTTGAACTGATGGCGAGCAGCCCCGAGTTCAATCTGTTCTGCACTCAGTATATTGCCAGCCTGCTCGATCAGTCGCGCCGACAGTTACAGTTGCAGTTTGCGCAGAAGGCGAACGAGCAGCAGACGCTGAATTCACCGCTGTCCGGAATCGGTTCCCGTTCGCCGCTGTCAGTGGCTCCTGAAACCCCGTTGCGTCAGGCCATGGAAATCATGTCGCAGGCTGGTATCGGTTCGCTGGTGATCGCCGGCGACGACCGTAAGCCAGTCGGGGTATTTACCCGTAGCGATCTGCTGGACCGGGTAGTGCTCGCCGATCTGCCGCACAGTTCGCCGATCAGTGCGGCGATGTCGCCTTCTCCATTCATGCTTGAGGAGCATGCGACGGCTTACGATGCGATGCTGGCGATGGCGACGCACGGCATTCGCCATGTGTTGGTTACCGACATCGAGGGGTGCCTGACCGGAGTGGTTTCGGAGCGCGATCTGTTTGCACTGCAGCGGGTCGGTTTGCGCCAGATTCGCCAGGCCATCGATGCCGCCAGAGATATCGAAGGCTTGCAGCAAGCCTCCGCCGATGTTCGTCTGTTGGCGTTCAATATGCTTGCCCAGGGGGTCGGCGCAGAGCAGTTGACCCAGTTCATCTCTGCCCTCAACGATGCAGTGACCAAGCGGGTGTTGCAACTCAATCTTGAACGTCATCCGTTCGACGGTGTCGATTGGGCTTGGCTGGCTTTCGGTTCGGAAGGGCGTGACGAGCAGACCTTCAGTACCGATCAGGATAACGGGATTGTCTTTGCAGTGCCGGAAGGCGAAAGCCTGGAGGTGCTCAAGCAGCGTTTCCTGGCCTTTGCCCGCGATGTCAATCAGGATCTCGACCGTTGTGGCTTCCCTCTGTGCAAGGGCAACATCATGGCCAGCAATCCGCAGTGGTGTCTGTCTCTGGATGAGTGGAAGGAGCAGTTCAGCCTGTGGATTCGCATGCCGCACCCGGATGCGCTGCTCAACGCCACCATCTTTTTCGATTTCCGGCCCTTGTTCGGCAAGAGCGAGCTGGCCGACAACATGCGCCGCCACCTGCTCGGTCAGGCTGAAGCCAATCCGATCTTCCTGCAGGCGATGGCGCGCAATGCCCTCGATGTTGCGCCGCCGCTGGGCAAGCTGCGCGACTTCCTGACCGATCTGGAGCCCGATCATCCGGGCAAGATCGACCTCAAGAAATACGGATCGCGGATTTTTGTCGATGTAGCGCGCATTTACGCGCTGGCGACCGGAGTTCATAACAGCAACACCGGCCAGCGTTTGCGGCAGTCGGCGCAGCGCCTCTCGATGAAGAACGAGGAAATCAACGCAATCGTCGAGGCCCTCAACTTCATCCAGTTGCTGCGCTTGCAGCACCAGTATCTGGAAGGCGAGCCGGGTGAGCAAGGGCATAACCTGATCGATCCGGAGAAACTCAACGAGCTTGACCGGCGCATCCTGAAGGAGTCCTTCCGGCAGGCTCGTAAATTGCAAACCCGTCTCAAACTCGATTACCAGATCAACTGA
- a CDS encoding exonuclease domain-containing protein yields the protein MQAKHRFILAVVVLGLLMTGPFTVTSLLVWLDMREAERQMLTELLLSRLPVGTMMTLTGFAFGVLVLHRLFKHYVEGLLRMAESLRLMRNANRDFRVAIAPDSPPEVSQLALAANELAQQRDELMRDVDAQVAKAKASVEEEKNRLAALMSELALAVVVCNLDGRILLYNNRARLQFTALAQGPTTVAGGALIGLGRSIFSILDKSQIEHAQDVIHQRFAAGKAAIANFITTARNGQLLRVQMVPVLTGGSEAEPAMSGYVLTVENITRSIEQEARRDQVLHTLTEGSRSSIANIRAAVANLLDYPDMEAELRERFLGVINDEVAKRSHTIDQIMGEFSDSMKARWPLEDVLGIDIIAAAQKRIDDKLKLPSKTEEIDDTLWIKADSFSLVFALVSLASRLEDHYDPRELRFRLTANGKLAYLDLIWAGPAMSSETFYTWELEPLQVAGEVSPLNLRDVIDRHGGEIWYEREKAAHRAFFRFVLPVATPENAPEVEERSRGTGRPEYYDFDLFRFEDKSINLDRKLSELAYTVFDTETTGLEPSKGDEIIQIGAARIINNRLLRQETFDQLVDPEMPLKPESIPIHGISEDMVRGKPNIDIVLPAFHAFCEETVLIAHNAAFDMRFLQIKEERTGIRFTQPVLDTLLLSAVVHPNQESHKLDTILERLGISIGTRHNALEDALATGAVFLKLIPLLEEQGIVTLRQALEAAEKTYFARVKY from the coding sequence ATGCAGGCTAAACATCGCTTCATTCTTGCAGTTGTCGTTCTCGGTCTGTTGATGACCGGTCCATTCACCGTAACCTCGCTGCTGGTCTGGCTCGATATGAGGGAAGCCGAACGGCAGATGCTGACCGAGTTGTTGTTGTCGCGTCTGCCGGTCGGCACGATGATGACCCTGACCGGCTTTGCCTTCGGTGTGCTGGTTTTGCACCGGCTGTTCAAACACTATGTCGAGGGACTGTTGCGGATGGCTGAATCGCTACGCCTGATGCGCAATGCCAACCGCGATTTCCGTGTTGCCATTGCACCCGACAGCCCCCCGGAGGTCAGCCAGCTGGCGCTGGCTGCCAACGAACTGGCACAGCAGCGCGACGAATTGATGCGCGATGTCGACGCTCAGGTGGCCAAGGCCAAGGCTTCGGTCGAGGAGGAGAAGAACCGGCTTGCCGCGCTGATGTCCGAACTGGCGCTGGCAGTCGTGGTGTGCAACCTTGACGGTCGCATTCTGCTCTACAACAACCGCGCCCGCCTGCAGTTCACGGCCTTGGCGCAAGGGCCGACTACCGTTGCTGGTGGTGCCCTGATCGGCTTGGGCCGGTCGATTTTCTCGATTCTCGACAAGAGCCAGATCGAGCATGCCCAGGACGTGATCCACCAACGGTTTGCTGCGGGCAAGGCGGCGATCGCCAATTTCATTACCACTGCCCGCAATGGTCAGTTACTGCGCGTCCAGATGGTGCCGGTCCTGACCGGCGGCAGCGAGGCTGAGCCGGCAATGAGCGGCTACGTGCTGACGGTCGAGAACATCACTCGCAGCATCGAACAGGAAGCGCGGCGCGACCAGGTCCTGCACACTTTGACCGAGGGCAGTCGCTCGTCGATTGCGAATATCCGGGCAGCGGTTGCCAATCTGCTTGACTACCCGGACATGGAGGCCGAACTACGCGAACGCTTCCTGGGCGTGATCAACGACGAGGTTGCCAAGCGCAGCCACACTATCGACCAGATCATGGGTGAGTTCTCCGATTCGATGAAGGCCCGTTGGCCGCTCGAAGATGTGCTCGGGATCGACATCATTGCCGCCGCCCAGAAGCGGATCGACGATAAACTCAAATTGCCGAGCAAGACTGAAGAGATCGACGATACCTTGTGGATCAAGGCCGATAGCTTCTCGCTGGTTTTTGCGCTGGTATCGCTGGCTTCCCGGCTGGAGGATCATTACGACCCGCGGGAGTTGCGCTTCCGCCTGACCGCCAACGGCAAACTGGCTTATCTGGATCTGATCTGGGCCGGACCGGCGATGTCCTCGGAAACTTTTTATACCTGGGAACTGGAGCCCTTGCAGGTGGCCGGTGAGGTTTCGCCGCTCAACCTGCGCGATGTGATTGACCGGCACGGCGGAGAAATCTGGTACGAACGCGAGAAGGCCGCGCATCGCGCCTTCTTCCGTTTCGTGCTGCCGGTGGCCACGCCGGAAAACGCACCCGAGGTCGAGGAGCGCAGTCGCGGGACCGGACGTCCCGAGTACTACGATTTCGATCTCTTCCGCTTCGAGGACAAGTCGATCAACCTTGATCGCAAGCTGTCGGAACTGGCTTATACCGTTTTTGATACGGAAACTACCGGTCTTGAGCCATCGAAGGGCGACGAGATCATCCAGATCGGCGCGGCGCGGATTATCAATAACCGTCTTTTGCGTCAGGAAACTTTCGACCAGCTGGTTGATCCCGAGATGCCGCTCAAGCCTGAGTCGATCCCGATTCACGGTATTTCCGAGGACATGGTGCGGGGCAAGCCGAATATCGACATTGTGCTGCCCGCCTTCCATGCTTTCTGCGAGGAAACCGTGCTGATTGCCCATAACGCTGCATTCGACATGCGTTTCCTGCAGATCAAGGAGGAGCGTACCGGCATCCGTTTTACCCAGCCGGTGCTCGATACCCTGTTGCTGTCTGCGGTGGTGCACCCGAACCAGGAGTCGCACAAGCTGGACACCATTCTTGAGCGTCTGGGAATTTCGATCGGCACCCGGCACAATGCCCTGGAGGATGCGCTGGCGACCGGAGCCGTTTTCCTCAAGCTGATTCCGCTGCTCGAGGAGCAGGGGATCGTGACCTTGCGGCAGGCGCTGGAAGCAGCGGAGAAGACCTATTTTGCCCGGGTCAAGTACTGA
- a CDS encoding response regulator transcription factor, whose protein sequence is MSKKILIVDDEPNIVISLEFLMKKEGFEVAVAGDGEEALSKAASFAPDLVLLDVMMPKKSGFEVCEALRADPEKSGLRIVMLTAKGRETEVAKGLALGANAYVTKPFSTKDLVAKVKEMLAA, encoded by the coding sequence ATGAGTAAAAAAATCCTGATCGTTGACGATGAGCCGAACATTGTCATTTCCCTCGAATTCCTGATGAAAAAGGAGGGTTTCGAGGTGGCCGTGGCCGGCGATGGCGAGGAGGCTTTGAGCAAGGCCGCGAGCTTTGCTCCGGACCTGGTCCTGCTGGACGTGATGATGCCGAAGAAATCCGGCTTCGAAGTATGTGAGGCCTTGCGTGCCGATCCGGAAAAGTCCGGGCTGCGGATTGTGATGCTGACTGCCAAGGGGCGCGAAACCGAGGTTGCCAAGGGGCTGGCGCTCGGTGCCAATGCTTATGTGACCAAGCCGTTTTCAACCAAGGACCTGGTCGCCAAAGTTAAGGAAATGCTCGCGGCCTGA
- a CDS encoding ATP-binding protein, producing MISGWLLALLVCVYLAILFIIARIGDARADAGRSLLGPSVYALSLAVYCTSWTFFGSVGRASSGGLSFLTIYLGPTLMLLAGGVVLKMLRICKQQRITSIADFIASRYGKSHLLAGLVTVIAVLGIVPYIALQLKAVAAALEVFFPSLAQGSGGLFDPTLLIAALLAIFTILFGTRHLDATERHEGMVAAIAFESLVKLLAFVAVGAFVTWGMFDGFVDLFRRAAADSQLQQLLRPDPAKAGNWLALILLSGFAIILLPRQFQVLVVENVDEGHLRRALWLFPLYLLLINVFVLPLALGGMLHFGGQGNPDTFVLSLPLSQGAEALAILVFIGGLSAATGMVIVETIALSTMICNDLVMPGLLRSTRLRGKNQMLTASWLLGVRRAAIALVLFLGYLYFRLAGEAYALVGIGLISFAAVAQFAPALFGGMYWKQGTRQGALAGLLAGFALWLYTLLLPSFARSGWIDTGFVVAGPWGIGWLRPQALFGLSGLDEITHALWWSLLFNLGLYLTVSLFGRRDALEAAQAERFVDVEQASQALVATGLWRGKVAAEPLLALLERFLGRDRARQRLSQYALSRGCSDSVLPSADAALVAFVERELAGAIGSASARVMIASLVDAEEPGLEEVLDILEEANQIRAYSRELETKQQALEQATAELRAANQRLRELDRMKDDFVSTVTHELRTPLTSIRALSEMLHDDPRIDLEQRRRFLGIIVTESERLTRLINQILDLAKLESGRAEWASEPVDVGEIVRAAMASLQALFDEKAVRLGGELPPRGPVVIADHDRLMQVLVNLLSNAVKFAPPTQGEVRVRLASNDYEVRVEVLDNGPGLTADECNVIFEKFRQGGDTMTAKPQGTGLGLPISRQIVEHFGGKLWVESRPGTGACFIFTVPLPAPDV from the coding sequence ATGATTTCCGGCTGGTTGCTCGCTCTGCTGGTCTGTGTTTACCTGGCCATTCTTTTCATCATCGCGCGGATCGGCGACGCCCGCGCTGATGCCGGACGCAGTCTGCTCGGGCCGTCAGTGTATGCGCTGTCGCTGGCGGTGTATTGCACTTCCTGGACGTTTTTTGGCAGTGTCGGCCGTGCAAGTTCCGGTGGCTTGTCCTTTCTCACCATCTATCTGGGGCCGACGCTGATGCTGTTGGCCGGCGGGGTGGTGCTCAAGATGCTGCGCATCTGCAAGCAGCAGCGGATTACCTCGATTGCCGACTTCATTGCCTCGCGCTACGGTAAAAGCCATTTGCTGGCAGGGCTGGTGACGGTTATTGCTGTACTCGGGATTGTTCCTTACATTGCGCTGCAATTGAAAGCTGTAGCGGCAGCATTGGAGGTTTTTTTCCCTTCTCTCGCACAGGGATCGGGTGGGCTGTTCGATCCGACCTTGCTGATCGCGGCCTTGCTGGCCATATTTACCATCCTGTTCGGGACCCGGCATCTTGACGCGACTGAGCGCCATGAGGGTATGGTTGCGGCGATTGCCTTCGAATCCCTGGTCAAGCTTCTGGCTTTTGTCGCAGTAGGGGCGTTTGTGACGTGGGGGATGTTCGATGGCTTTGTCGACTTGTTCCGGCGAGCTGCCGCCGATTCCCAGTTGCAGCAATTGCTGCGTCCCGATCCGGCAAAGGCGGGGAACTGGCTGGCGCTGATCCTGCTTTCCGGATTTGCGATCATCTTGTTGCCGCGGCAATTCCAGGTGCTGGTGGTCGAAAATGTTGACGAAGGACATTTGCGGCGGGCGCTGTGGCTGTTTCCGCTCTATCTGTTGCTGATCAATGTGTTTGTCCTGCCATTGGCTCTGGGGGGAATGCTGCATTTTGGCGGCCAGGGCAATCCGGATACTTTTGTGCTGAGTTTGCCGCTATCGCAAGGGGCGGAGGCTTTGGCCATTCTGGTTTTCATCGGCGGCCTGTCGGCTGCCACCGGGATGGTGATCGTCGAAACCATCGCGCTGTCGACGATGATCTGCAATGACCTGGTGATGCCGGGTTTGCTACGGTCAACCCGGTTGCGGGGCAAAAACCAGATGCTTACTGCCAGCTGGCTGCTTGGCGTCCGGCGTGCTGCGATTGCCTTGGTCCTGTTCCTTGGCTACCTTTACTTCCGTTTGGCCGGTGAGGCTTATGCCCTGGTCGGGATCGGCTTGATTTCCTTCGCGGCGGTAGCCCAGTTTGCGCCAGCCCTGTTTGGCGGCATGTACTGGAAGCAGGGAACCCGCCAAGGGGCGCTGGCCGGGTTGCTCGCCGGTTTTGCACTCTGGCTGTATACCCTGTTGCTGCCCTCATTTGCCCGGTCTGGCTGGATCGACACGGGGTTTGTCGTGGCCGGGCCGTGGGGTATCGGCTGGTTGCGGCCGCAGGCCTTGTTCGGCTTGAGCGGGCTGGATGAGATCACTCACGCGCTATGGTGGAGCCTGCTGTTCAATCTGGGGCTGTATCTGACGGTCTCGCTGTTCGGGCGCCGGGATGCGTTGGAGGCTGCGCAGGCCGAGCGTTTTGTCGATGTCGAGCAGGCCTCGCAAGCGCTGGTTGCAACCGGACTATGGCGGGGCAAGGTGGCTGCCGAGCCGTTGCTGGCCTTGCTGGAGCGTTTCCTCGGGCGGGACCGGGCCAGGCAGCGGCTGAGCCAATATGCCTTGTCCAGGGGGTGTTCGGATTCCGTCTTGCCGTCTGCCGATGCAGCCCTGGTGGCATTTGTCGAACGCGAACTGGCCGGAGCGATTGGCTCGGCGAGTGCCCGGGTGATGATTGCGTCGCTGGTCGATGCCGAGGAGCCAGGGCTGGAGGAGGTGCTCGACATTCTCGAGGAGGCCAATCAGATCCGGGCCTACAGCCGCGAACTCGAAACCAAGCAGCAGGCGCTTGAGCAGGCCACTGCCGAATTGCGGGCGGCCAACCAGCGGCTGCGCGAACTCGACCGGATGAAGGATGATTTTGTCTCCACCGTCACCCACGAGTTGCGCACTCCGCTGACCTCGATTCGTGCGCTGTCGGAAATGCTGCACGATGATCCACGGATTGATCTGGAGCAGCGGCGGCGCTTTCTCGGCATCATCGTCACCGAGAGCGAGCGTTTGACACGACTGATCAATCAGATTCTCGACCTGGCCAAGCTCGAATCCGGGCGTGCCGAATGGGCCAGCGAGCCGGTCGATGTCGGCGAGATCGTGCGGGCTGCAATGGCCTCGCTACAGGCCTTGTTTGACGAAAAGGCGGTTCGCCTCGGTGGCGAGTTGCCGCCGCGCGGTCCGGTGGTGATTGCCGATCATGACCGCTTGATGCAGGTGCTGGTCAATCTGCTGTCGAACGCTGTCAAGTTTGCGCCACCGACCCAGGGCGAGGTGCGGGTGCGGCTGGCCAGCAACGATTACGAGGTCAGGGTCGAGGTTTTGGATAATGGTCCCGGCTTGACAGCCGATGAATGCAATGTCATTTTCGAAAAGTTTCGCCAGGGGGGCGATACGATGACCGCAAAGCCGCAGGGGACAGGGCTCGGACTTCCGATCAGCCGGCAGATTGTCGAGCACTTTGGTGGTAAGCTTTGGGTGGAAAGCAGGCCCGGAACGGGAGCCTGTTTCATTTTCACGGTGCCCTTGCCGGCACCGGACGTATAA
- the acs gene encoding acetate--CoA ligase, with the protein MSNESVQKYYPSEEIVKNAAVSGMDAYQALCAEAEADYEGFWAKRARDLITWKEPFTQVLDESNAPFYKWFADGKLNVSYNCLDRNVEAGKGDKVAIVFEADDGQVTKVTYKELLAKVCKMANLLKSKGVKKGDRVVIYMPMTIEGIVAMQACARVGAIHSVVFGGFSAQSLRDRINDAGAVMLITSDGQFRGGKSIPLKPIADEAFAMGGCDTAKNVIVFKRTGAEVNMVAGRDTWLHEELANQPETCEPEWVEAEHPLFLLYTSGSTGKPKGVQHSTGGYLLHAILTMKYTFDIKDSDTFWCTADIGWVTGHTYITYGPLACGATEIVFEGVPTFPDAGRFWKMIQDHKATIFYTAPTAIRSLIKASEANAAVHPKSYNLSSLRILGSVGEPINPAAWTWYYENVGGSRCPIVDTFWQTETGGHMITPLPGATPLVPGSCTLPFPGIQFAVVDETGAELPWGQGGILVCKKPWPSMIRTIWGDNERFVKSYFPADFQGKLYLAGDGAIRDAETGYFTITGRIDDVLNVSGHRMGTMEIESALVANPLVAEAAVVGRPDDLTGEAIVAFVVLKGARPTDPEAAKKLVKELQDWVGKEIGPIAKPKDIRFGDNLPKTRSGKIMRRLLRGLAKGEELTQDTSTLENPAILEQLKG; encoded by the coding sequence ATGTCGAATGAGTCCGTGCAAAAGTACTACCCGTCCGAAGAAATCGTCAAGAATGCGGCGGTTTCCGGGATGGACGCCTACCAGGCGCTGTGCGCGGAAGCCGAGGCCGATTACGAAGGTTTCTGGGCCAAGCGTGCCCGTGACCTGATCACCTGGAAAGAGCCGTTTACCCAGGTGCTGGATGAGTCCAACGCCCCGTTTTACAAGTGGTTTGCCGACGGCAAGCTGAACGTTTCCTATAACTGCCTGGATCGTAATGTCGAGGCTGGCAAGGGCGACAAAGTCGCGATCGTTTTTGAAGCCGACGATGGCCAGGTGACCAAGGTCACCTACAAGGAATTGCTGGCCAAGGTCTGCAAGATGGCCAACCTGCTGAAGAGCAAGGGCGTCAAGAAGGGCGACCGCGTTGTCATCTACATGCCGATGACCATCGAAGGCATCGTCGCGATGCAGGCCTGCGCCCGTGTTGGCGCCATCCACTCGGTCGTCTTCGGTGGCTTCTCCGCCCAGTCGCTGCGCGACCGCATCAACGATGCCGGCGCCGTGATGCTGATCACCTCCGACGGCCAGTTCCGCGGCGGCAAGTCGATTCCGCTCAAGCCGATCGCCGACGAAGCATTTGCCATGGGTGGTTGCGATACCGCCAAGAACGTGATCGTCTTCAAGCGCACCGGCGCTGAAGTGAACATGGTCGCCGGTCGCGATACCTGGTTGCACGAAGAACTGGCCAACCAGCCGGAAACCTGCGAACCGGAATGGGTTGAAGCCGAACACCCGCTGTTCCTGCTCTACACCTCCGGCTCCACCGGCAAGCCGAAGGGCGTTCAGCACTCCACTGGCGGTTACCTGCTCCATGCCATCCTGACCATGAAGTACACCTTCGACATCAAGGATAGCGATACTTTCTGGTGTACCGCCGACATCGGCTGGGTCACTGGCCACACCTACATCACCTACGGTCCGCTGGCCTGCGGCGCCACCGAAATCGTCTTCGAAGGCGTGCCGACCTTCCCGGATGCCGGTCGCTTCTGGAAGATGATCCAGGATCACAAGGCCACCATCTTCTACACTGCGCCGACCGCGATCCGTTCGCTGATCAAGGCTTCCGAAGCCAATGCCGCCGTGCATCCGAAGAGCTACAACCTGTCTTCGCTGCGCATCCTGGGTTCGGTCGGCGAGCCGATCAACCCGGCCGCCTGGACCTGGTACTACGAGAACGTTGGCGGTTCCCGCTGCCCGATCGTCGATACCTTCTGGCAGACCGAGACCGGTGGTCACATGATCACCCCGTTGCCGGGCGCTACGCCGCTGGTGCCGGGCTCCTGCACCCTGCCGTTCCCGGGCATCCAGTTTGCCGTGGTCGACGAGACCGGCGCCGAGTTGCCGTGGGGCCAGGGCGGTATCTTGGTCTGCAAGAAGCCGTGGCCGTCGATGATCCGTACCATCTGGGGTGACAACGAGCGCTTCGTCAAGTCCTACTTCCCGGCTGACTTCCAGGGCAAACTGTACCTGGCGGGCGACGGCGCGATCCGCGATGCCGAAACCGGCTACTTCACCATCACCGGCCGTATCGACGATGTGCTGAACGTTTCTGGCCACCGCATGGGTACCATGGAAATTGAATCGGCGCTGGTTGCCAACCCGCTGGTTGCCGAGGCCGCCGTCGTTGGTCGTCCGGATGATCTGACCGGTGAAGCCATCGTGGCCTTCGTGGTGCTGAAGGGCGCTCGTCCGACCGATCCGGAGGCCGCCAAGAAGCTGGTCAAGGAACTGCAGGATTGGGTGGGCAAGGAAATCGGTCCGATTGCCAAGCCGAAGGACATCCGCTTCGGCGACAACCTGCCGAAGACCCGCTCCGGCAAGATCATGCGTCGTCTGCTGCGTGGCCTGGCCAAGGGCGAAGAACTCACCCAGGACACCTCCACGCTGGAAAACCCGGCGATCCTGGAGCAGTTGAAGGGTTAA
- a CDS encoding TIGR00645 family protein: protein MSAPIKQLESFIFASRWIQAPLYVGLIIAQLVYCWLFMVELSHLVTGAFGPHKLTEADVMLLVLGLIDVVMIANLLVMVIVGGYETFVSRLDLDGHPDQPEWLSHVNAGVLKIKLSTAIIGISSIHLLKSFINAANLSEHTLMWQVVIHVVFLFSALAMALVDKMMTQTLVLQHKSH from the coding sequence ATGAGCGCCCCGATCAAGCAACTCGAATCCTTCATTTTTGCCAGCCGCTGGATCCAGGCCCCGTTGTATGTCGGGCTGATCATTGCCCAACTGGTGTATTGCTGGCTGTTCATGGTCGAACTCAGCCATCTCGTAACCGGCGCCTTCGGCCCGCACAAGCTGACCGAAGCCGACGTGATGCTGCTGGTTCTGGGTCTGATCGACGTGGTAATGATCGCCAACCTGCTGGTGATGGTGATCGTCGGTGGCTACGAAACCTTTGTCTCCCGACTCGACCTCGACGGCCACCCCGACCAGCCCGAATGGCTGTCGCACGTCAATGCCGGCGTACTCAAGATCAAACTATCGACTGCCATCATCGGCATTTCGTCGATCCACCTGCTGAAGAGCTTCATCAATGCTGCCAACCTGTCCGAGCACACGCTCATGTGGCAGGTTGTCATCCATGTGGTCTTCCTTTTCTCGGCCCTCGCCATGGCGCTGGTCGACAAGATGATGACCCAGACCCTCGTCTTGCAACACAAGAGCCACTAA